A stretch of Sinorhizobium meliloti DNA encodes these proteins:
- a CDS encoding ArsR/SmtB family transcription factor, with the protein MQPLPPEKHEDAEIAAGFLSAMANPKRLLILDSLVKEEMAVGALAHKVGLSQSALSQHLSKLRAQNLVSTRRDAQTIYYSSSSDAVLKILGALSDIYGDDTDAVEEKPLVRKSA; encoded by the coding sequence ATGCAGCCTCTTCCGCCTGAAAAACACGAGGACGCCGAGATAGCAGCCGGTTTCCTTTCGGCCATGGCAAATCCGAAACGCCTGCTCATCCTCGACTCTCTCGTCAAGGAGGAAATGGCGGTTGGCGCCCTGGCCCATAAGGTCGGGCTGAGCCAATCGGCTCTTTCTCAGCACCTTTCGAAGCTTCGTGCGCAGAACCTGGTCAGCACCCGTCGTGACGCACAGACGATCTATTATTCGAGCTCGTCCGACGCCGTATTGAAGATTCTGGGCGCACTATCCGACATTTACGGCGACGACACCGATGCC